In a single window of the Pelagibacterium sp. 26DY04 genome:
- a CDS encoding Hsp20 family protein has protein sequence MQRYDFSPFYRSTVGFDRLFSRLDNLVGEDAKTYPPYNIERTGDDTYRVTIAVAGFSSGDIAIETKENSLQVKGSRAANGDKREFLHRGIAERAFELRFQLADYVEVSGASLENGLLHIDLKREIPESKRPRQIEIKSNGAQTIEDKTVN, from the coding sequence ATGCAACGCTATGATTTTTCCCCCTTCTACCGCTCCACGGTCGGCTTTGACCGCCTGTTCTCGCGTCTCGACAATCTTGTCGGCGAAGACGCAAAGACCTACCCGCCCTACAATATCGAACGCACCGGTGACGACACCTACCGCGTGACGATTGCGGTTGCCGGGTTCTCGTCCGGCGATATCGCCATCGAGACCAAGGAGAACAGCCTCCAGGTCAAGGGCTCCCGCGCCGCCAATGGCGATAAGCGCGAATTCCTCCACCGCGGCATTGCCGAACGCGCCTTCGAGCTGCGCTTCCAGCTTGCCGATTATGTCGAGGTTTCCGGCGCTTCGCTTGAAAACGGCCTGCTCCACATCGATCTCAAGCGCGAGATTCCCGAATCCAAGCGTCCGCGCCAGATCGAGATCAAGAGCAACGGCGCTCAGACCATCGAGGACAAGACGGTCAACTAA
- a CDS encoding alpha/beta hydrolase, with translation MAATQSEPSLVHLPSNPVPHGAQVGYFTTSDRVRLRYALFPRLGAIARGTIVLVQGRTEFMEKYFETIVDFQKRGFAVATFDLRGQGGSDRLIGNRTLGYVENFDDYWTDLRDFHSGIVLPDCPPPFYLVGHSTGGLIGLLAATRDRLMFDRVFLSSPMVSLPGLPLSLKWSSRLINAARFLGLSRMPVGRREEKAQSEDRFENNPLTSDKARYMRSVEILAARRELFVGFPTLAWIGSSLAAMRRANEDDFPQTLKIPVFICAAALDSVVETRASEALGLRLRAGHHVVIPGARHELFMEADAIRAQVLAAFDAFVTEQSA, from the coding sequence ATGGCCGCAACGCAATCCGAACCCAGCCTGGTTCATCTTCCATCCAATCCCGTGCCGCATGGCGCCCAGGTCGGTTATTTCACGACCAGCGACCGGGTGCGCTTGCGTTACGCGCTTTTCCCCCGGCTGGGCGCAATTGCGCGGGGTACGATCGTCCTGGTGCAGGGGCGGACCGAGTTCATGGAAAAATATTTCGAGACCATCGTCGATTTCCAAAAGCGCGGCTTTGCCGTTGCGACCTTCGATCTGCGCGGGCAGGGCGGTTCGGATCGCCTGATCGGCAACCGCACGCTCGGCTATGTGGAAAATTTCGACGACTACTGGACAGACCTTAGAGATTTCCATTCGGGCATCGTGCTGCCCGACTGTCCGCCGCCCTTCTATCTCGTCGGCCATTCGACGGGCGGGCTGATCGGGCTTTTGGCCGCGACACGCGATCGGCTGATGTTCGACCGCGTGTTCCTCTCCTCGCCGATGGTCAGCCTTCCGGGCCTGCCCTTGTCGCTTAAATGGTCCTCGCGGCTCATCAACGCCGCGCGGTTCCTGGGCCTCTCGAGGATGCCGGTCGGCCGGCGCGAAGAAAAAGCGCAGAGCGAGGACCGGTTCGAGAACAATCCGCTGACCTCGGACAAGGCGCGCTATATGCGCAGTGTCGAAATCCTCGCGGCCCGGCGGGAATTGTTCGTGGGATTTCCCACGCTCGCTTGGATCGGCTCATCGCTCGCCGCCATGCGGCGGGCCAATGAGGACGACTTCCCTCAAACGCTAAAGATTCCGGTGTTCATCTGTGCGGCGGCGCTCGATAGCGTCGTCGAGACGCGGGCAAGTGAAGCGCTGGGCCTGCGCCTGCGGGCCGGCCATCATGTGGTGATCCCGGGCGCACGGCATGAACTGTTCATGGAAGCCGATGCGATCCGGGCGCAGGTCCTGGCCGCGTTT